One part of the Prosthecobacter vanneervenii genome encodes these proteins:
- a CDS encoding SseB family protein: protein MFDFFKKLGKKREAQKAKSALVQKIMADFEIGRGNALEIALILHLSEENQESLCHLLVNFGGSEVFILTKGDKRLSDAAITTHAGDIPYVAAFTSRERALSEAKNWGPFDKAVEIPAMELVFGLPGLAGIVLNPNDEHLRWAFSPEQTSNLKTVFESSFKFQVGGLYSVWSQDSYKVIKLLQADDGGVHIRTYANKWSERPKELEQAQLTMTGENHDAVESIGHLPLTRACFLSMGPKLIVTGSVHEDELDGYKMWKEAKGGYFDV, encoded by the coding sequence ATGTTCGATTTCTTCAAAAAGCTCGGCAAGAAAAGAGAAGCACAGAAGGCGAAATCAGCCCTTGTTCAGAAAATCATGGCTGACTTTGAAATTGGGCGGGGTAATGCCTTGGAAATTGCGCTGATTCTCCATTTGTCCGAGGAAAACCAAGAATCCCTCTGTCACCTGCTGGTGAACTTTGGTGGTTCCGAAGTTTTTATTTTAACCAAAGGAGACAAACGTCTCTCCGATGCTGCAATCACAACCCATGCGGGTGACATCCCATATGTTGCAGCTTTTACTTCCAGAGAACGAGCTCTGTCAGAAGCGAAAAACTGGGGACCTTTCGACAAAGCCGTCGAAATTCCTGCCATGGAACTTGTTTTCGGCCTCCCCGGTTTGGCCGGCATTGTATTAAATCCAAATGATGAGCACCTCCGCTGGGCTTTCAGCCCCGAACAAACCTCGAACCTCAAAACTGTTTTTGAGAGTAGTTTTAAGTTCCAAGTTGGAGGCTTGTATTCGGTTTGGTCACAAGATTCGTATAAAGTGATCAAGCTTTTACAAGCTGACGACGGAGGTGTTCATATCCGCACTTATGCAAACAAGTGGAGTGAACGGCCCAAGGAACTAGAACAGGCTCAACTCACGATGACGGGAGAGAATCATGATGCAGTTGAGTCCATTGGTCATCTGCCATTAACCAGAGCATGCTTCCTATCGATGGGTCCAAAACTCATCGTCACCGGCTCAGTTCATGAAGATGAACTCGATGGCTACAAGATGTGGAAAGAAGCGAAGGGCGGATATTTTGATGTGTAG
- a CDS encoding sulfatase family protein produces MKPLLLILSSFTLLYSAFAAETPNIVLINIDDLGYADIGPFGAKISTPHLDRMAKEGMKLTSHYAAPVCTPSRAAMMTGCYPKRVLPVPHVLFPAAAVGLSPKATTVAEVLKGAGYATACIGKWHLGDQPEFLPTNQGFDSYYGIPYSNDMGPGAEGSKSNPDQPLPKAAAKGKAGAAKADAEPETGIKGQAQPPLPLIEDHNVVERVKAAQQHTFTRRYTERAVKFIREHQKKPFFLYLPHNAVHFPHYPHQEFMGKSGISLQKDWAIEVDWSVGQVLDTLRELKLDANTLVVFTSDNGGPLNQGADNTPLRGSKGSTLEGGIRVCTIAWWPGRIPAGTETKAITAHMDWLPTFGELAHCKSVGELKLDGKDISPVLLGQKGASGHDVFYYYAGFNLQAVRSGPWKLHLGKNELYNLEEDIGEAKNVAAEHADIVAQLEKHAETMRADLGDKTKDAPGVRELGRVENPQPLISADGTVREGFNKIAKTLP; encoded by the coding sequence ATGAAACCCCTGCTCCTTATTCTCTCTTCATTCACTCTGCTGTATTCCGCCTTCGCCGCCGAGACGCCGAACATTGTGCTGATCAACATTGATGATCTGGGCTATGCGGACATCGGGCCGTTTGGGGCGAAGATCTCCACGCCTCACCTCGACCGCATGGCGAAGGAGGGGATGAAGCTGACGAGCCACTATGCCGCGCCGGTGTGCACGCCATCGCGCGCAGCGATGATGACGGGCTGCTACCCGAAGCGTGTGCTGCCGGTGCCGCATGTGCTGTTTCCAGCAGCGGCGGTGGGCCTGAGCCCGAAGGCGACCACGGTGGCCGAGGTGCTAAAGGGCGCAGGCTATGCAACGGCGTGCATCGGTAAATGGCACCTGGGTGACCAGCCGGAGTTTCTGCCCACGAACCAGGGCTTCGACAGCTACTATGGCATTCCCTATTCCAACGACATGGGGCCGGGAGCGGAGGGCTCGAAGAGCAATCCTGACCAACCGCTGCCGAAGGCTGCCGCGAAGGGCAAAGCAGGAGCAGCCAAGGCCGACGCCGAGCCGGAGACGGGGATCAAGGGACAGGCGCAGCCACCGCTGCCGCTGATCGAAGACCACAATGTGGTGGAGCGCGTGAAGGCGGCGCAGCAGCACACTTTCACACGACGGTACACGGAGCGTGCGGTGAAGTTCATCCGCGAGCATCAGAAGAAGCCGTTCTTCCTCTACCTGCCGCACAATGCGGTGCATTTCCCGCACTACCCGCATCAGGAATTCATGGGCAAATCAGGCATCAGCCTGCAGAAAGACTGGGCCATCGAGGTGGACTGGTCTGTGGGGCAGGTGCTGGACACGCTGCGTGAGCTGAAGCTGGATGCGAACACACTGGTGGTCTTCACCAGCGACAACGGCGGGCCGCTGAATCAAGGCGCGGACAACACGCCGCTGCGTGGCAGCAAGGGCAGCACGCTGGAGGGCGGCATCCGCGTATGCACGATCGCGTGGTGGCCGGGCAGGATCCCCGCAGGCACGGAGACCAAGGCCATCACAGCGCACATGGACTGGCTGCCGACCTTTGGCGAGCTGGCGCACTGCAAGAGCGTGGGCGAGCTGAAGCTGGACGGGAAGGATATCTCGCCTGTGTTGCTAGGCCAGAAGGGCGCGAGCGGGCATGATGTGTTTTATTACTATGCGGGCTTCAACCTGCAGGCGGTGCGCAGCGGGCCGTGGAAGCTGCACCTGGGCAAGAACGAGCTGTATAACCTGGAGGAAGACATCGGCGAGGCGAAGAACGTGGCCGCAGAGCATGCGGACATCGTGGCGCAGCTGGAGAAGCATGCGGAGACGATGAGGGCGGACCTGGGAGACAAGACCAAGGACGCGCCCGGCGTGCGTGAGCTGGGACGCGTAGAGAATCCGCAGCCGCTGATCAGCGCGGATGGAACGGTGCGCGAAGGGTTTAACAAGATCGCCAAGACACTGCCATGA
- a CDS encoding EVE domain-containing protein, with protein sequence MNHWLLKSEPDVFSFDHLKQRPKKTEPWNGVRNYQVRNMMRDDMSLGDLGFFYHSSCDVPGIAGIVKIVKEAYPDPTQFDPSSEYFDKGSKHEDPRWLMVDVKWEADFKTFVTLDMLRADPKLADMLILRRGNRLSITPVEAKHWERICKLGGL encoded by the coding sequence ATGAACCACTGGCTCCTCAAATCCGAACCCGACGTCTTCTCCTTCGACCACCTGAAGCAGCGGCCCAAGAAGACCGAGCCCTGGAACGGCGTGCGCAATTACCAGGTCCGCAACATGATGCGCGACGACATGTCCCTCGGAGACCTCGGCTTCTTCTACCACTCCAGCTGCGACGTCCCCGGCATCGCTGGCATTGTGAAGATCGTCAAGGAAGCCTACCCCGATCCCACGCAGTTTGACCCCTCCTCCGAATACTTCGACAAAGGCAGCAAGCACGAAGACCCCCGCTGGCTCATGGTCGATGTAAAATGGGAGGCCGACTTCAAGACCTTCGTCACCCTCGACATGCTCCGCGCCGACCCCAAGCTCGCCGACATGCTCATCCTCCGCCGCGGCAACCGCCTCTCCATCACACCAGTGGAAGCCAAGCACTGGGAACGCATCTGCAAGCTCGGCGGCCTTTGA